Proteins from one Bacillota bacterium genomic window:
- a CDS encoding DUF2203 domain-containing protein — MGYRYFTVAEANVLLPFLEDRILMLQRLLREGRQHAEASERIRAVGRRPDGRLIMRLDYRLERQAMRHLLREGRALIAELEELGCQLRDVEMGVVDFPALVEGRDVMLCWQAGESFVGHYHGVHDGFGDRRPLSPESERLPAVRRRPR, encoded by the coding sequence CTTCACGGTCGCCGAGGCGAACGTCCTGTTGCCCTTTCTCGAGGATCGGATCCTGATGCTGCAACGGCTGCTCCGGGAAGGTCGACAGCACGCCGAGGCCAGCGAGCGTATCCGGGCGGTGGGCCGGCGGCCGGATGGCCGTCTGATCATGCGGCTTGACTACCGCCTGGAACGCCAGGCGATGCGCCACCTCCTGCGGGAGGGGCGAGCCCTGATCGCGGAGTTGGAGGAGCTGGGTTGCCAGCTCCGCGACGTGGAGATGGGCGTGGTCGATTTCCCGGCCCTGGTGGAGGGCCGGGACGTGATGCTCTGCTGGCAGGCTGGCGAGAGTTTCGTCGGTCATTATCACGGGGTGCATGACGGATTCGGCGACCGGCGGCCGCTGTCGCCCGAGTCCGAGCGCCTGCCCGCCGTTCGCCGCCGTCCCCGCTGA